A single region of the Corticium candelabrum chromosome 15, ooCorCand1.1, whole genome shotgun sequence genome encodes:
- the LOC134190788 gene encoding uncharacterized protein LOC134190788, with product MKMRSSNSLSAQQLIFIVGMFSLTATKALAACTGQGTYEVTFMGLWTASSHPTDYPSDPHWSGLVGGSHNSKYQMWAPGGTSTPGMKSMAEIGGQSTLRREMGAQGSNVLDTEALSSIYPGTGTRKGSLDVDGSHSLVSLVSMVAPSPDWFVGVHDLDLCNGTTWTQSVTVDLFPYDAGTDSGLKFNSVDSITNPQEPIHLLTATNPNNSQSSFFGGVNLVKRFASLELSLQSVSTVPPPRASQQPLTSCPGNKTYNVNFTTMWTAASHPKDYPAGDAHWSGLVGGSHNSEYRMWTRGGISTPGMERMAEFGQQTTLLDEMKKEGNRVLQTIALSGIGSGSGYRSGNLLVDSDHSYVSLVSMIAPSPDWFVGIHDVDLCDRSTFKWRETVIVKLLPYDAGTDTGLKFRSANDDTQPKAQIHLLTGTMPNNSDSSFYGYDPVPPMATMTITLGAGESSGNNRVAGEMIIIISIMSVLVLSMYPERYRSHWPRVPKLQCLISIETARDDVVEGVWERVRRTGLMMMLIIVLLITSLTAVYGACTGQATYAVTFQTVWTASSHPKDYPSSAHWSGLVGGSHNSKYQMWVAGGKSTLGMKNMAEFGGQSTLLSEMRAQGSNVLDTEALSSIYPGTGTRKGSLDVDGSHSLVSLVSMVAPSPDWFVGVHDLDLCNGTTWTQSMTVDLFPYDAGTDSGLKFASANSATSPQESIYRLTGTNPNNAQSSFYGYNPVPRMATLGFVRTSLTTPTQQLTTQQTKSQLTATTQQKLLTNTTQLTTVTTIERRTPNTTAATTVSTVTTQQTGTTIQTATTQTPETQTPETQTPETQTPSTASPPTTQLLPGKCFDSPPYSVLFKTSWTRSSYPKDFPASAHWSGLVGASHNADYTMWNPGNISSLGIERMAEFGLSLALEDEIKREQRDGNVLALISLDGIEFGVGYQSGNLRVDGNHSLVSVVSKISPSPDWFVGIHGVDLCDTKISQWKETVSLDLYPYDAGTDSGLKFISPNSNTDPAEPIYRLTGTMPNNNQSSFYGYKTLKPMATVTLTLGAQDPSGSNCLKAGIITVLMMWTLLLVIYLDCPHAREMKVEHEDCKRVSVNEAMVTALHEGDAEGLDFYSLGDSNISTSLLSGMQHVIHDDKAVRVCVGSFMRMSGSSRTGLMVMLVIVLLFTSLTAVFGACTGQATYEVTFQTLWTASSHPKDYPSTAHWSGLVGGSHNSSYQMWVAGGQSTPGMKSMAEFGGKSTLNNEMRAQGSNVLDTLSFTVISAGTGTRKGSLDVDGSHSLVSLVSMVAPSPDWFVGVHDLDLCNGTTWTQTMTVDLFPYDAGTDSGLKFTSADSATNPQEPIYRLTGTDPNNTQSSFYGYDPVSRMATLGFVLRSPTPTQQVVPVNTSTASIPSNTPSSSPTPRTRCPGTQTYNVKFTTLWTAQTYPKDYPGDAHWSGLVGGSHNSRYVMWMPGSKATRGIEVMAETGNQSPLLSEMRAQGSNILETVALNGIGSGTGNRSTNLGLNGDHSQVSLVSMIAPSPDWFVGIHSVDMCNTATFEWRDGDTIDLFPYDAGTDDGLKFDSSNDDTNPKGDITRLTGSMPNNAQSSFYGYQQLQPIAQMKLTKGAGVESGSSRVMAGIMTITSACLLLFVLVWTRTYAVTFQTIWTSNSHPKDYPSSAHWSGLVGGSHNSKYQMWVAGGQSTPGMKSMAEFGVQSTSLREMRAQGSNVLVTEALSSIYPGTGTHKGSLDVDDSHSLVSLVSMVAPSPDWFVGVHDLDLCNGTTWTQSMTVNLFPYDAGTDSGLKFASTNFATNPQESIYYLTGTNPNHGQSSFYGYNPVPRMSTLRFVQ from the exons ATGAAGATGAGAAGTTCGAATTCACTCAGTGCCCAACAACTGATCTTCATCGTCGGAATGTTTTCTCTGACAGCAACCAAGGCGTTGGCCGCCTGTACAGGACAAGGAACGTATGAGGTCACGTTTATGGGCCTATGGACAGCGTCTAGTCATCCTACAGATTATCCGTCTGATCCACATTGGTCTGGTCTGGTAGGAGGGAGTCACAACAGCAAATATCAAATGTGGGCTCCTGGAGGTACATCTACACCTGGAATGAAGAGTATGGCGGAAATTGGAGGACAATCAACTTTGCGTAGAGAAATGGGAGCTCAAGGAAGTAATGTTCTGGACACTGAGGCTTTGTCTAGTATATATCCTGGTACTGGCACTCGTAAAGGAAGTCTAGATGTTGATGGCAGCCATTCACTTGTTTCTCTTGTCAGTATGGTCGCTCCCAGTCCTGACTGGTTTGTAGGCGTTCATGATCTTGATCTGTGTAATGGAACGACGTGGACACAGTCGGTGACTGTTGACTTGTTTCCTTACGATGCAGGAACTGACAGTGGACTGAAATTCAACTCGGTCGACTCGATAACAAACCCCCAAGAGCCAATCCACCTTCTGACTGCAACAAATCCAAATAATAGCCAAAGCTCATTTTTTGGTGGTGTAAATCTTGTCAAAAGGTTTGCCTCTCTTGAGCTATCTCTGCAATCAGTGTCAACAGTGCCACCTCCTAGAGCATCACAACAACCTCTCACTTCCTGTCCAGGTAATAAAACATACAATGTCAATTTCACAACAATGTGGACAGCAGCAAGCCACCCCAAAGACTATCCTGCTGGTGATGCTCATTGGTCTGGACTGGTCGGTGGAAGTCATAACAGTGAGTATAGGATGTGGACAAGAGGTGGAATATCAACACCAGGAATGGAAAGGATGGCCGAGTTCGGACAACAGACTACTTTGTTGGAtgagatgaagaaagagggaAACAGAGTGCTTCAGACAATAGCTCTTAGTGGCATTGGGTCTGGTTCTGGATATCGAAGTGGAAACTTACTTGTTGATAGTGACCATTCATATGTGTCATTAGTCAGTATGATTGCTCCTAGTCCTGACTGGTTTGTTGGAATCCATGATGTAGATCTATGTGACAGATCTACATTCAAATGGAGAGAGACTGTAATTGTGAAATTACTACCATATGATGCTGGCACTGATACTGGACTAAAATTTAGATCTGCTAATGATGACACTCAGCCTAAAGCTCAAATCCATCTTCTGACAGGAACGATGCCTAATAACTCTGACAGCTCATTCTATGGATACGATCCTGTGCCACCGATGGCAACCATGACCATAACATTAGGAGCTGGTGAATCATCTGGAAACAATCGTGTGGCTGGAGAAATGATTATAATAATAAGTATTATGTCTGTGCTTGTTCTGTCAATGTA CCCAGAGCGATATAGAAGCCACTGGCCTCGCGTACCCAAACTCCagtgtttgatatcaatcgaGACTGCACGTGATGATGTTGTGGAAGGAGTGTGGGAGAGAGTCCGGCG AACAggattgatgatgatgttgatcaTTGTGTTGCTCATCACCTCTCTAACTGCCGTTTATGGAGCTTGTACAGGACAAGCGACATATGCCGTCACTTTCCAGACTGTCTGGACGGCGTCTAGTCATCCTAAAGATTATCCGTCTAGTGCACATTGGTCTGGTCTGGTAGGAGGGAGTCACAACAGTAAATATCAAATGTGGGTTGCTGGAGGTAAATCTACACTTGGAATGAAGAATATGGCGGAATTTGGAGGACAATCAACTTTGCTTAGTGAAATGAGAGCTCAAGGAAGTAATGTTCTGGACACTGAGGCTTTGTCTAGTATATATCCTGGTACTGGCACTCGTAAAGGGAGTCTAGATGTTGATGGCAGCCATTCACTTGTTTCTCTTGTCAGTATGGTCGCTCCCAGTCCTGACTGGTTTGTAGGCGTTCATGATCTTGATCTGTGTAATGGAACGACGTGGACACAGTCGATGACTGTTGACTTGTTTCCTTATGATGCAGGAACTGACAGTGGACTGAAATTCGCATCGGCCAACTCTGCAACAAGCCCCCAGGAGTCGATCTATCGTCTGACAGGAACAAATCCAAACAATGCTCAAAGCTCATTCTATGGATATAATCCAGTACCGAGAATGGCAACTCTAGGATTTGTTCGTACTTCGCTGACAACACCAACACAGCAactgacaacacaacagacaaaatcacaactgacagcaacaacacaacagaaattgtTAACAAATACCACCCAACTGACAACAGTGACAACGATTGAGAGAAGAACACCAAACACTACAGCAGCCACAACAGTGTCTACAGTAACTACACAGCAAACAGGAACAACgatacaaacagcaacgacacAGACACCAGAAACACAGACACCAGAAACACAGACACCAGAAACACAAACGCCATCAACAGCATCACCACCAACCACACAATTGCTGCCAGGAAAATGCTTCGACAGTCCACCCTACAGTGTCCTGTTCAAAACCTCGTGGACACGCAGCAGTTATCCAAAAGACTTCCCTGCATCTGCACATTGGTCAGGATTAGTAGGAGCAAGTCACAATGCTGATTACACAATGTGGAATCCAGGAAACATATCGTCACTAGGAATAGAGCGAATGGCTGAGTTTGGACTATCGCTTGCTCTAGAAGATGAAATAAAGAGAGAGCAACGTGATGGCAATGTTCTTGCTCTGATCTCTCTGGATGGTATCGAGTTTGGTGTTGGATATCAGAGTGGAAACTTACGTGTTGACGGTAACCATTCATTAGTGTCTGTAGTCAGTAAGATTAGTCCTAGTCCGGACTGGTTTGTTGGAATTCATGGTGTCGACCTGTGCgacacaaaaatatctcaaTGGAAAGAGACAGTCAGTTTGGATCTATACCCTTATGATGCGGGCACAGACAGTGGACTGAAGTTCATATCTCCCAATAGCAACACAGATCCAGCTGAGCCGATCTATCGTTTGACAGGAACAATGCCCAACAACAATCAAAGCTCCTTTTATGGTTACAAGACATTGAAACCAATGGCTACGGTGACATTAACGTTAGGAGCTCAAGACCCATCAGGCAGTAACTGTTTAAAGGCAGGAATCATAACCGTTCTAATGATGTGGACGTTGCTGCTTGTGATATA TCTTGATTGCCCTCATGCCAGAGAAATGAAGGTGGAACATGAGGATTGTAAACGAGTGTCTGTCAATGAGGCGATG GTGACCGCGTTACATGAGGGAGATGCCGAAGGGTTAGATTTCTACTCACTGGGTGACAGCAACATCAGTACATCATT GTTGAGCGGCATGCAGCACGTGATTCACGATGATAAAGCCGTTCGTGTTTGTGTGGGAAGTTTCA TGAGAATGAGTGGAAGTTCTAGAACAGGATTGATGGTGATGTTAGTCATTGTGTTGCTCTTCACCTCTCTAACTGCCGTCTTTGGCGCTTGTACGGGACAAGCGACGTATGAGGTCACTTTCCAGACTCTCTGGACGGCGTCTAGTCATCCTAAAGATTACCCGTCTACAGCACATTGGTCTGGTCTTGTAGGAGGGAGTCACAACAGCAGCTATCAAATGTGGGTTGCTGGAGGACAATCTACACCTGGAATGAAGAGTATGGCGGAATTTGGAGGAAAATCAACTTTGAACAATGAAATGAGAGCTCAAGGAAGTAATGTTCTGGACACTCTGTCTTTCACTGTTATATCTGCTGGTACTGGCACTCGTAAAGGGAGTCTAGATGTTGATGGCAGCCATTCACTTGTTTCTCTTGTCAGTATGGTTGCTCCCAGTCCTGACTGGTTTGTAGGCGTTCATGATCTTGATCTGTGTAATGGAACGACGTGGACACAGACGATGACTGTTGACTTGTTTCCTTATGATGCAGGAACTGACAGTGGACTGAAATTCACATCGGCCGACTCCGCAACAAACCCCCAGGAGCCGATCTATCGTCTGACAGGAACAGATCCAAACAATACGCAAAGCTCATTCTATGGATATGATCCAGTATCGAGAATGGCAACTCTAGGATTTGTTCTAAGATCTccaacaccaacacaacaaGTTGTTCCAGTGAACACATCAACTGCAAGCATTCCATCAAACACACCATCAAGCTCACCGACTCCTCGCACTCGATGTCCTGGAACTCAAACATATAATGTGAAGTTTACGACGCTGTGGACAGCACAGACATACCCAAAAGACTATCCTGGTGATGCTCATTGGTCTGGATTAGTGGGTGGAAGTCACAACAGCCGCTACGTCATGTGGATGCCAGGTAGCAAGGCGACACGAGGGATCGAGGTTATGGCTGAGACAGGAAACCAATCTCCCCTGTTGAGTGAAATGAGAGCACAGGGAAGCAACATTCTTGAAACTGTAGCTCTCAATGGCATTGGAAGTGGGACTGGAAATCGAAGCACGAATTTAGGTCTTAATGGTGACCACTCACAAGTGTCTCTAGTCAGCATGATTGCTCCTAGTCCTGACTGGTTTGTTGGAATTCATAGTGTAGACATGTGTAACACAGCTACGTTTGAATGGAGAGACGGAGACACTATCGACTTATTTCCTTACGATGCAGGTACTGACGATGGACTGAAGTTTGACTCAAGCAATGACGACACAAATCCAAAAGGTGACATCACCCGTTTGACTGGATCGATGCCCAATAATGCTCAGAGTTCATTCTATGGATATCAACAACTGCAACCGATTGCTCAAATGAAGCTGACCAAAGGAGCCGGAGTAGAATCAGGAAGTAGTCGTGTTATGGCAGGAATCATGACCATCacatctgcatgtttgttgttgtttgttttagtgtg GACAAGGACATATGCTGTCACTTTCCAGACTATCTGGACGTCGAATAGTCATCCTAAAGATTATCCGTCTAGTGCACATTGGTCTGGTCTGGTAGGAGGGAGTCACAACAGCAAATATCAAATGTGGGTTGCTGGAGGACAATCTACACCTGGAATGAAGAGTATGGCGGAATTTGGAGTACAATCAACTTCGCTTAGAGAAATGAGAGCTCAAGGAAGTAATGTTCTGGTCACTGAGGCTTTGTCTAGTATATATCCTGGTACTGGCACTCATAAAGGGAGTCTAGATGTTGATGACAGCCATTCACTTGTTTCTCTTGTCAGTATGGTTGCTCCAAGTCCTGACTGGTTTGTAGGCGTTCATGATCTTGATCTGTGTAATGGAACGACGTGGACACAGTCGATGACTGTTAACTTGTTTCCTTATGATGCAGGAACTGACAGTGGACTGAAATTTGCATCGACGAACTTTGCAACAAACCCCCAGGAGTCGATCTATTATCTGACAGGAACAAATCCAAACCATGGGCAAAGCTCATTCTATGGATATAATCCAGTACCGAGAATGTCAACTCTAAGATTCGTTCAGTGA